The DNA sequence GGGGTGGTGCTCAATGTGGTGTTCCCGGAGTGGCTGATCATGCTCATGTTTGTGGTCTTCGTCGCTGGATGCACCTTCAAGACGTGCAGGTCGGGGGCTGCGTGCTGGAGGTTGGAATCGCGCGGGTTTAGAGAGGAAACGAAGAACGGAACTGGTGAAAGTACGAAAATGCCCCTGTTGCGCGCTACTGCGGATCAAGTCGAAGACGAGGTGCGGACTCCGTGGGTGTCCATTGGGATGTTGGTCCTCATCTGGTTTTCCTTCTTTGCTCTGTATCTCCTTCGCGGAAACCACTACGGACATGTACGcttaactacaaacttttttttatctctactaATTTAATCGATCCTCTAAGATCCAGTGACTTCGTTGGTCACGCCTGGCCCCTTCACTAGGCCATTTTTTATGGACCAAACAAGAGAATCCACTAAACAAATTAGTCTGTTAGGAGGAGGAATCAATTTAGTCTATATACACCCCACTACTTGCTTGTTACAATTGATATGGGATATTAAAATCCGTCGCAATCGGCCCTTCTTGAGAGCCAACGTCCTAGTTGGTCACGGCTAGTTATTTGCTAAGCCAACACTTTGCCTTGTTGGTCAATACTGTCTTTTTATCAGGCCACCACTATGATTTGACTCCCAAAATCATTGTTGGTAATGGCGTTGGTCACGGTTGTCATCCGCAAGCCACTATTTCGAGTAATTTTGGCTATCAACAAAAGtatcaataatattatacCTTAAACAAAAGAACTCATTCCATGATACTAGCCTATTAGGTCGAGTTCCTTTAGTTTATAAATCTCTCATCAGTTGTCCTTCACAATCGATATGGAGCATCAAAGTCCGTAACACAAACACTCCAAGCGGAGCCAATGCCCTCATTGACGACGACGGGATCTTTCCCCATGCCACTAGAGTTGGTTCTCATATGTCATGATTCGTTTCTTCCTCAAGCCATCACTCTAAGTCGTCGAACATCTCAATGGAAGCATCAATGTCAAACCAAACATGAAAATTCATCCCAAAAAACTAACATATAAAGAGAATTCATTTTATCTATAAACTCCACATTTTTGCTTTACCCAACCAATATGGGGTATTATGAGTTGCTGGTTTTTGCAGGGTATCATTGAGATAGAGGCTTGTGGAACAGGGTACTGGATAATCTCATCGATGCAAATTCCTCTtgccattttcttcacttcaTGGATCCTCTTCCGCAGAAAGAGTCCTACAAACAGTACTATTGCTTCAACTCAGCAGGTATCTCAACGAACATTGACTGCAATCTGTTCTCTTCTCTGCTACTACAATTTAACTATCTCTCTTGATGACAAAAGGAAAACGGAGGGCGAACGAGAAGGCGGCCATCCAGCGAACTCGTGTTCCCGATAATGGCCCTACTAGCCGGCCTTCTTGGTGGAGTTTTCGGAATCGGAGGTGGAATGCTCATAAGCCCAATTCTCCTTCAAATGGGAATTGAGCCTCAAGTAAGTAGTTAATTACTAGCATTGGTTCAACTGAGTCATGTTATCTGACTAGTTTACGCCATTAAACTTGCGTTGTTGCGTAGGTGACAGCAGCGACGTGTTCTTTCATGGTACTCGTGTCATCGAGCATGTCCGCGCTCCAGTACTTGCTGTTGGGAATGAAGCAGATCTATGCTGCTCTAACGTATGCAGCCGTCTGCTTCGTTGCCTCACTTGTTGGACTGACCGTGATACGAAAGGCGATACTTAGACACGGCCGCCCCTCCATCATCGTCTTCTCTGTGGCGACGGTGATGGCTCTGAGCATTGTTTTGATGACTAGCTTTGGAGCTATAGATGTGTGGAGAAGTTACACAACTGGCCAGAACATGGGCTTCAAGAACCCATGCTGACTTGTCTCCCCTAGCTTCTTACATCTCTGcttttttgagttttgactATTATGAAGAGTCATgtagtaataatatattgcCTTTACAACAATGTGTTACTATATATGCCTATATGtttacccaaaaaaaaaaaaaaaaaaaaaaaaaaaaaaaaaaaaaaaaaaaaaaaaaaaaaagaactgcTTTGTGTTGGCTTCGAAATACTTGCGTTATGTATGTTATAATCAAAACTGAACCACATCTTATTGCAAAACGCAAAACTGTCATTTTAGGTAACATATAACTCActgttagtttgttttaaattatttcaagtcatcttttttaaaaaatgaccttaaaaatagactaaCATTGACCTCCACTACTATCCCTCGAAATGactttcatattttgattCTGTATTCTGCAATAAATCAAGTTATGTGCAATATATCACAACCTTGTATCACTATCATGAGACTCATAATTTTATGATTCAAGAAAAGACAAAGGAAATTGAAGACAAAAAATCATTAAGGCCTACGTGGCATAAGCCCAGTGGCTAGAAGAGCATACATGTCATGATATTGCAGACTGATTGGTTGATTGCATATCCAAACTCAGATAAGGCGCTTCCTCATCTCATTTATACTCTGAAAAAAACactgatattttttattttgctttttaaCAAACTAGGAAAGCAATTTTAAAGAATGGCTCAAGCTATGGCTTCAATGGCTGGCTTACGCGGCTCTTCCCAGGCGGTCCTCGACGGCAGCCTTCAATCCAACCGCATGAACAGCAGCGGCGACGCCACCCGGACCGCCGCCACGAGAACCGGATTCAGCATCCGCGCGCAGCAAGGCGAGACCGAGACCAGCCGCCGCGCCATGCTGGGGCTTGTCGCTGCTGGGATAGTCTCCGGCTCCTTCGTTCAAGCCGTGCTCGCTGAAGCCAAGCCCATCAAGATCGGAGGCCCACCACCTCCCTCCGGTGGCCTACGTAAGTAGCCCAGTTTCTGTTTCATCTTTACTAGGGGTGGATGGGTACGGTATATCGTATTGAGAACGTCATACCGCATACCTTACCGAAAACTGTGGTATGACAAAATATCATACCGATACCAATGCGGTATATACCGAAACTTCGGTAtcgttaattttttatactgtTATCGCGGTATTCCGTGCTTTTACGATATACCTTAGTACGGTATGATATACCGTAGTACcgttatgaaaaaaaaaatcttttatacgcaaaatatttaaaaatagaatttcggagattttttctttctaattctattttagattatataaatatattaaatataatgtaacatatataatatttcaacataTACCGATTTTTCGGTATATGTTGAAAGGATTCGGTATACTGATTCCACGTTATATACCAAATATTCGGTATATCACGGTATACTGAGGTATAGGAAAATTGGTACATttaccttaccgaaagatttcataccgtaccgaaaattACGGTATAACAAAAAACCGGtattttcggtacgataagtgcggtatttcggtatttttgtCGAGCCCTAATCTTTACTAAATACTGCTTCCATCCCTAATAAATAGTTCTGTTTTCTCATTTCATTATCTCTCTcgtattttaccaatttttatattaaaaacaaCTGTGACAGCTGGAACTTTGAACTCGGACCAAGCAAGAGACTTTGACTTGCCATTGAAGAACAGGTTTTTCATTCAGCCACTGGCACCGGCGGAGGCAGCAGCGAGAGCTAAGGAATCCGCGAAGGAAATCGTCGGTGTGAAGTCGTTGATCGAGAAGAAGGCGTGGCCGTACGTGCAGAACGACCTTCGTTCGAAGGCAGAGTACCTTCGCTATGACCTCAACACCATCATCTCTGCCAAGTCCAAGGAAGAGAAGCAATCTCTCAAGGAGCTCACGGGGAAGCTCTTCGCAGATATCAGCAACGTTAgttctttaatttatgatcTTCTACGCCTTTTTCACCATTCACAGCTACTGATCTTGATGTGATTTGATTTGTGTGTTATCAGCTGGATTATGCTGCCAAGATCAAGAGCCCTTCTGATGCAGAGAAGTATTATGCCATAGCTGTATCTACGCTTAATGACGTTCTTGCTAAGCTTGCTTAGATGCTACTAATGTTGTAAGAAtatgtttttagttaatgGGATGTATCTACATGAatcttaaataattttgtttctatttttatcaaCTAGTATCAcgcccgtgctatgcacggtccattttattttcttcaaaatataaaatattgatttgaaataaaaaaaataatattattatatgggTTAAAATCATAcattgttataattatttgacctttcaaataataaaaataattttaattgatatataaatttataattaaaatgacattgtttaaaaaaaatttaactctccttttatatatggagttataattatttgacctttcaaataataaaaataattttaattaatttttaattaaaacaacatttttttaaaattttccaaaactaccattttatatatgtatatatagatatattctaaatatccaacaataataattattttataaaattatttcaaaaattagaacattttttggtaaatgactaaaatatactaccaaaaaactgaaaatccCCAACTTTGTAGCAtatgaaatgtaaaattaatttaagatattgtGTATCAAaagatataatttaagattgcaCCGGTGAGACACTTCTTAGTCGAGcttcatttcattgcaatATAGTGACCCTATACACTAAAAACCCAATTCCTGAAACCTAAATCATAAACCCTTAACTGTAAAATATACTCAattagattataattttaaatttagttaggcagtttttgtaaatattttcaaaacttcccttgtattatttaaacaaaatacatgaattaccataaatttaataaaaatgtgttgcttattacaatatatcaaaattaaccattaaaattaataatggccacaaataaaaaatgaaataataattaaaaagagcGAACTATTATTACTACACATTCTGAACGAAACTAAGCAAactaagaattaaaaaatgtcatttatgtaaaagaatataagaaattatagCACCTTTTCATGTGGCAGaagctaattaattttcatgagAATTTCATTCTAGTGTCAAGAAATTAAgcttaaatacaaaaatgttaaaaaaaatgaccaaatttatagtatttgaatttgattaactaaaatgataatctacaaaaatttaatagtatttgaaTAGTATTCAAGTCTATAACAGTCTAACAACGTATTTGAATAGTATTACAACTCTTGTATAaacatactaataatattgCACCGGTGAGACACTTCTTAGTCGAGTTTCATTTCATTGCAATATAGTGACCCTATACACTAAAAGCCCAATCCCTGAAACCTAAATCATAaacccttaactttaaaatatactcaattagattataattttaaatttagttaggcagtttttgtaaatattttcaaaacttcccttgtattatttaaacaaaatacatgaattaccataaatttaataaaaatgtgttgcttattacaataaatcagaattaaccattaaaattaataatgaccacaaataaaaaatgaaataataattaaaaagagcGAACTATTATTACTACACATTCTGAACGAAACTAAGCAAactaagaattaaaaaatgtcatttatgTCAAagaatataagaaattatagCACTTTTTCATGTGGCAGAAGCTAATTAATTTTCGTGAAAATTTCATTCTAGTGTCAAGAAATTGagtttaaatacaaaaatgttttaaaaaaaatgaccaaatttatagtatttgaatttgattaactaaaatgataatctacaaaaatttaatagtatttgaaTAGTATTCAAGTCTATAACAGTCTAACAACGTATTTGAATAGTATTACAACTCTTGTACAaacatactaataatattgaaGCCTTTACAATCCGGCTATGcacattcacacacaaatggaagaaaacaaattgatcttcatcatcttcgGAATGAAGCCGGTGGTCGAGGGATGAGCAAACATCCGGCTATGcacattcacacacaaatagaagaaaacaaattgatcttcatcatcttcgGAATGAAGCCGGTGGTCGAGGGATGAGCAAACATGGCTGTTTTCGGTTGCCTCTGCTCACTTTAGAATTCgccatttatcttttttctttatctacTTGTGCTTGTTCTTGGGTACTCTCTGTTTCAATACTGaatccatttatttatatagagCCAAGATGGTGTAGATTAAAAGTTTTAGCTTTAATTCCCAAAATAATAGTGCATGCGTTTCTTGCTTAATTGGAGTCTGTTGGCTTTCCATATTCTTTGTGAATAATGgctttttatattcattttcaattggagccttttaattataatatataccttaaataataatgtgcatgtgcaataataaatagtcCACGATCTGCCGGTTGAGATatatactacaaattaattaacaaaattaaatttattctaatCATTCTAGAGTTCAAAATTGTAATTccataaatacccccaaaactccccttttatatatgtatagataacATGTGCATTAAATGATTATTAATCGAGTATCGTAGTTGATGTTGATGTATTTATACGTGAGTTTCTTATCTAAAAAAATCTGAAACAAAAAGATGGAGTAGTAACTTAAAGATTTTCAATGATATTGTTCTTAGTTTGTACTACTTCATACGAAACAAAAAGACGGAGTAGTAACTTAAAGATTTTCAATGATATTGTTCTTAGTTTGTACTACTTCAtacgtccacgaaaaatagtttaactttttcattttaagatgttcactaaaataatttcatttcaatgattaaaaagtttttattttatcctgTATTTTACTTATCAATGAGATCACAAAATCAGTGCGTAGATTTCAACGTTTATTGCGAGTCcataacatacaaaataataaactcaaatagtttcaaagtataaaattaacgaCGTCTCATATAAATAGGAACTTTAAAGATGGTGCAAATTTTAATGCGAAATTTATAAGGTATAGGGATATTTCAAAAGGTTTACCGCACAAATGTCATAGATATCGAATAAGTATACCACTTAGTTCATTGGATACATAGTGGAATTCGCAAAAATCAAAGATCACGGGAtaagtttttataattatacaagctctagaaaatcaaatttcGACATGGAAAAcaattgttaattaattttcttttctcaccTGTCTTTCACTCAATACATATCATTGGGCCCAATTAATCACAAAACCCTTgatttttgtatatacaaCCGCCACCAACCGCTCGATTGATTTGATTTCCTCtctaattttcttatattaacCCCTTTCTGTAATTTTTCAGTTTATTCTCTTCCTCCTTGAGCGTTCTTGCTTGGAAAAAGTCACCTCTTTTGTcctagtagtatattattgttaataaATTCGTGAAATGAGTTCAAATCTGGATCGGACTTTATCCAGATTCGAATTCGTACATGAATTTATAATAACAATCGAATTCAGGAGCTGTGAGTGTCGAGGGAACGAATTCGCCACCGAAATGACTTGAATCGAGTGGCAGAGGCGAAGGTTGATTCGGAATTTATGAATGAGAGGTTTTACTGAGGTGCAGGAaggttaatttttttctctgaaTTGTTCTTATAAATTGCAAGGATTTTCCGTTATATTGTGTTTATGACAACTGATTAATCTTTGTTACTGACTTCTAGATACGTTTTGCTATCGAACTCCATTGTTTAATGACTCGTTCACTGAAAaatatttccttattttcaCTCTGAATGAGGagttatttcttttgtttaacTGTGTGTTTACTCATCTGGCTTGTTATGTTGTCTTGATTTGGGGAACTTTCTTGTTCTCTTCCTTTCTATCATCTGTTCTTCAAGTGTTGACTTGTAGTTAGGGATTTTGACTATGGGTTATAGTAATCTTTCACAGATAGTTTGATCATTTTTTGATGCATGTGGCCTGATGAGTTACCATAGGCCATAGCATGGTTGGGACCAAATCTTTCATTAAAGTATTTCGATTGTTCATCGTGGTTTGTTCGTATGTAAAGCATAACATGTTAATGATCTGAGCTGCGCTTcctataatactagtactaggtATGTAAGGTCAGAATGTCATTTTCCagaatgaaaagaaagaaTCATGTAAAGATGACTagttgaaaatgaaacatcAAGGCCAAGAAAGGAATGTGGAAGATGTGAAAAATCAGGCAGGAAGTGGTTGCTGATCTGGTTTGGGTTGGTGGGCGTGGTTGTGTTGCTGATGCGGAATGTTTTCGTCTCTAAGAACAGCAGCTGCAGATACATAATAGGCGACCGCAAACAGTCCATGAATGAAACACAGGATCCCTCCAATAGACAGCTGCTGTTGATGGCTCATGCCGCAGTTCTTTCTTGTTTTCGAGTTGGACAACACTCCCGATATCAGCAGGATGAATGCAATCCCCAACATAATCCTGTCAGAATCCACCATTAGTTTCAACAGTGTCTAGAAACACTGTGCTAAACAATCTGATAATCAAATACCATGACATCATGAGGGAGGCAGCAGCGAGTTGCTTATTAGGCGAAGCCCTGTCGAGTTCTTCTTTGGAGCTGATGAAGACGCATCCCGCCAGCAGATTGGCTACAATGTGTGCCAGGCACAGCATCACCACCGCAGCCAGCCCAAATTTGAAAGCCTCGTAGCTGGGATCTCGGCACTCGAATATCCACACCCTCAGGTTTTGAGCCTATACACATCAAGCCATATGTTAATGGTACTTATTACAATAATTGAAATGGGAGTGAGATGGAAAGACGAACCTTGTTCTGAGCAACCTCGCCCTGTATGCCGAGAACCCCGGCTATGATGTCCAGAGCCATGATGAGGAGACATACGAGGAAATCCATGTTCTTGGCCATGGCTGTCTCTTGAAATTGAATGGATGTCGGAACTGTTTAGGTTTTGAGTATATATTGTTGTTGAATGTGGAGGAATCAGAATAAAGAGGAGGTGGATTAGCTGGGTTTGATTCTTGGAGTAGAAAAGGTGTCTTTTGTCTAACTTTAATGGTGGGATGGATTCGTTTCATGGCGAGGAAGAAAAGCAGTGCATCTCCAGACTAGACCTGCAAACACCTTActccatctccatcttcatcttcttcttcctatTCATCCTTTAAACATAGTACTATTTCCTATTATTGAACATAATACAACAGTATTTTCTCTTTGACAGTAGGTGATTTTTCCTtgtgaaaagataaaaaaactagtactactactataatactccgtatttggattttgatttttttaattttataacaatctgaatatttatatatatactacaatGATGTTCGGTTtactagataaaataataccaagatgtaatctaagattgagttgtgagattattttaatcgGGATTTAGCTATGACAAATTATCTCATCTGAAATTGAATTGTGGGGTTGAATTTTATGAGTCAAATACACTACACATTTAATCCGAattacaatcttgcaaaccgaacaccttCGTACCTACCTGTTATAAAAATAGGCCAAGTCAATTGAGTTATTGAGAAATCGcctcaaaataaattacagtACTATTAAGAACCACTAGTACTGAATATGCAGTCACAATAAACACAGCATAATAAATGCATGCGACTTCAATTCtcttactataattattttgcaaaaaaatattttttcaaaacttatGTCAAAGAAGTTATCAattgcagaaaataaaagaaagttaactgtcaaaaacaattaaatatctaCGTGTCCTTCTCAGAGTTTTgttcttttgtatttttcatttaatttatttgcttAATCGTTCACACAAAATACACGTAGATGCTAATTAAAgggaaattatttgatttaatttttgtaatttaatttttgaacgCACTTACATGAATTCGTAATATAAGAATTTAATCTTAGCTCATTGACTAGAATAAACGTTgccatttttcaaaaagaaaagggtTGCTATTTCGAATGAATTTATCATTatccattaaaataataaaatgaaatatttccaGAAGGTGCTCCAGACTTCTACAACCATCAATGGACGTTCTCTCCTACCTCTTTGTATGTCAGCTATATTCCAATCAGATCAAATTCATATCACATTCTATTGAAATTCGGTATCAAAGAAGGGGTAAAAGGAGGAGGAGAAAATGGCAAGTTATCGATGGAAGACACTCTTCGAAGAAGAAGATCGTCCAGAGAAGCCTAGGAGGTATGGTGTCACCGAAATGAGGGGACCTCATCACTCTCTTTTCCCCCAAAATCTCCTCCAGGTAATTTCCCCTTGATCCACTGAATCATCACTGCATTATTTCCTTGTAATTTCTCCGTCCTAATCTGTTTGGTTAGTATTTTAACTGGTAATTGTGGTATGAGCGGTGCTTCGATTTCAAGTTTCTTCAAGCTCATCTCTCCTTTTAATCTTTTACTGATTTGGAATTCCGAAGTATGCTTGTCAGATCAGAGGTGACGGTTTCGCATTATGATTCATTCActtccatttttcttcaaatttcgGACTGATTTTTGTGTGCATGGAATGATGATGAGGTCGTGAAGATCTATGGCTTAACTTCGTATGTTTTAATAGAAATTCTGGTTATTAGATTAGTCGGTGTTTCCCCTCGAGTAGAATTGCTGTCATTGCCaacttatttaattgaatcattATTTAGGGCTTAGATTGTCAAATTGTGCAATTTGCTGCTTAAGACATGGATGCAATTTTGTCGAGTATCAATTGTGCAATTTGCTGCTTAATAGTTCTGTAAACTGACAGGAACCTATTTGGCACAGGATGTTTTTGACTCTATGGGGCAATTTGTTGATGGTCTCAAGTTTGCTGGAGGCTCTCATAGTTTGATGCCTAAGAGTTACATCAAAGAAGTGACTAACCTGGCACATAAGCACAATGTGTACGTTAGCACTGGGGACTGGGCTGAATACCTACAGCGCGGAGGTCCTTCTGCTTTCAAAGACTATATTGAGGTAATGTTGTTGAAAAGTTTTCCTGTTACAGAATTTCATATCATAAATATGACTACTTTTCCTTGtgataaatatgcaattatgTATTAGGAATGCAAAGAATTGGGATTTGATACCATTGAGATTGACGCTGGCTCACTTGGAATTCCTGAAGAGATTCTTCTGAGATATGTGAGGCTTGTCAAAACGGGGGGTCTCAGAGCTAAGCCTCTGTTTGCTGTGAAGTTTAACAAGTCAGATATACCTATTAGTGGTAATAGAGCATTTGGATCTTACACGGTCCCTGTGCAGCGAACATCTGGTGAGCACTTAACTTGTTAGAGCTATAATAGCACCATGGATTATCTAGTGTTCTACTTCTATTAGTGAAGTTGCATCTGTAATGCCTATATTATACGTCAAGCATTTCATAGGACTAAGGGCTCTCAGTGCTAAAAGGGGTAGGGTTTAGGGCATTCTCTCTGTTAAGTTCTTTTGTGGAAAGTGATAGCATCAGATTGTTTAGTTTGAAAGCATTCTATTGGTATGGATCCTTGGATTCACAAATAAGGTAGAAATCACTATAGCAATCAGCTAAAGCAAGAGGGTTAACAAAATAAGATTACAAGAGACAGTTGGATCTCCAATTTTTAAACCctttttaatatacttatatCCTTCAGTAGATCATTCCAAATGACAATAGCCGTTTGCTTCATTAAACGAGCATGCACCGTCACATCATTGCGTTTAGAAGTCAGGTTATTAAGTCAGTCACTTAACTGATCTGGAGTGATGTGTTCATCATCTTTATATTAGACTAGTCACAGTAGGATTATCACCTGTTGGATGAAGTTAGATAGATGTGCTCTTATAAAGTACTTGATAGTTTTAAGAAATCCCTCACATAATGCTTTAAAATGCCCAAATCTAAGCTGAGATCAGAACATAAATAGTGAAGGTTATGGTGCAATATCAGCCAAGCTACATAGACTAATATTGTTTCCTTATTCTTCAGAGCTTGTTGAGGATGTGAATCTATTGA is a window from the Salvia hispanica cultivar TCC Black 2014 chromosome 1, UniMelb_Shisp_WGS_1.0, whole genome shotgun sequence genome containing:
- the LOC125207194 gene encoding oxygen-evolving enhancer protein 3-2, chloroplastic, which codes for MAQAMASMAGLRGSSQAVLDGSLQSNRMNSSGDATRTAATRTGFSIRAQQGETETSRRAMLGLVAAGIVSGSFVQAVLAEAKPIKIGGPPPPSGGLPGTLNSDQARDFDLPLKNRFFIQPLAPAEAAARAKESAKEIVGVKSLIEKKAWPYVQNDLRSKAEYLRYDLNTIISAKSKEEKQSLKELTGKLFADISNLDYAAKIKSPSDAEKYYAIAVSTLNDVLAKLA
- the LOC125202747 gene encoding sulfite exporter TauE/SafE family protein 2-like; amino-acid sequence: MKHTLFLKCLFLLTILSSTSSKSGVETSNTVEGIGIRSAAVAALSSLAAAISSAGGVGGGGLFIPILTIVGGHDVKTASTYSAFMVTGGSVANVAAYTLWRSGGARRLIDCEMALLCQPWLLLGVSCGVVLNVVFPEWLIMLMFVVFVAGCTFKTCRSGAACWRLESRGFREETKNGTGESTKMPLLRATADQVEDEVRTPWVSIGMLVLIWFSFFALYLLRGNHYGHGIIEIEACGTGYWIISSMQIPLAIFFTSWILFRRKSPTNSTIASTQQENGGRTRRRPSSELVFPIMALLAGLLGGVFGIGGGMLISPILLQMGIEPQVTAATCSFMVLVSSSMSALQYLLLGMKQIYAALTYAAVCFVASLVGLTVIRKAILRHGRPSIIVFSVATVMALSIVLMTSFGAIDVWRSYTTGQNMGFKNPC
- the LOC125200700 gene encoding protein HEAT-STRESS-ASSOCIATED 32, with protein sequence MASYRWKTLFEEEDRPEKPRRYGVTEMRGPHHSLFPQNLLQDVFDSMGQFVDGLKFAGGSHSLMPKSYIKEVTNLAHKHNVYVSTGDWAEYLQRGGPSAFKDYIEECKELGFDTIEIDAGSLGIPEEILLRYVRLVKTGGLRAKPLFAVKFNKSDIPISGNRAFGSYTVPVQRTSELVEDVNLLIRRAERCLEAGADMIMIDADDVCRQADSVRADIIAKVVSRLGLEKTMFEASNPKTSEWFIKQYGPHVNLFVDHSQLMDLECLRGCNLGKDHVSVLGSSYYRS